Proteins from one Calditrichota bacterium genomic window:
- the narI gene encoding respiratory nitrate reductase subunit gamma, translated as MSVLDNFFYIGLPYIALVVFFVGTIYRYKVTKFNYSSLSSQFLESSSLFWGAVPFHWGILFLFFGHLAAFLIPDSVLAFNSHPLRLLILEITAFTFGIIVLFGLMMLFIRRLKDPRLKEVTSAMDITIELLLLAQVILGLLVALTARWGSSWFAAVLTPYLYSIFLLQPDISAVAALPLLVKLHIIGAYLIVLFIPFSRLVHVLVVPLHYIWRPYQRVMWYWHRKQVRNPNSPWTMKRPENN; from the coding sequence ATGTCCGTACTTGATAACTTTTTTTATATAGGTTTACCCTATATAGCGCTCGTTGTGTTTTTTGTTGGTACTATTTACCGCTATAAAGTAACCAAGTTTAATTACTCATCACTTTCTTCACAGTTTTTAGAAAGTAGCAGTTTGTTCTGGGGTGCTGTGCCATTCCATTGGGGCATATTATTTTTATTTTTTGGACATTTGGCCGCGTTCCTTATTCCAGACAGCGTGTTGGCATTTAATAGCCATCCATTAAGGTTGCTCATACTTGAAATTACAGCGTTCACTTTTGGAATAATTGTTTTGTTTGGCCTTATGATGCTTTTTATCAGAAGGTTGAAGGACCCACGGTTAAAAGAAGTGACTTCCGCGATGGATATTACTATCGAATTATTATTGCTTGCCCAGGTTATTTTAGGATTACTGGTTGCATTAACTGCCCGCTGGGGTTCATCGTGGTTTGCTGCCGTTCTTACACCTTATCTCTACTCAATATTTTTATTACAGCCAGATATCAGCGCAGTTGCTGCCCTTCCGCTACTCGTTAAACTGCACATTATTGGCGCATACTTAATTGTTTTATTTATACCTTTCTCAAGATTGGTGCATGTTTTGGTAGTGCCTTTGCATTATATCTGGCGGCCGTATCAAAGGGTGATGTGGTATTGGCACCGTAAACAGGTACGCAATCCAAATTCACCATGGACAATGAAGCGGCCTGAGAATAATTAA